The Arachis ipaensis cultivar K30076 chromosome B07, Araip1.1, whole genome shotgun sequence genome includes a window with the following:
- the LOC107608338 gene encoding uncharacterized protein LOC107608338 isoform X2, with the protein MMPASRSITTVDTGKLLLRDLENNGEDDSPAAKKPKSEKFPLNRCQFAGRRCRILPLRHQPSASTSPCPPLSLAASSSITPSPIFITSRVASIGLKVQGQIWIWVYNKYGQVVIAKNT; encoded by the exons ATGATGCCAGCATCACGGAGCATCACGACGGTCGATACTGGTAAGTTGCTCCTCAGGGACCTCGAGAACAATGGCGAGGACGACTCCCCCGCCGCCAAGAAGCCGAAATCGGAGAAGTTCCCTCTCAACAGATGCCAATTTGCTGGCCGCCGTTGCCGTATTCTTCCTCTTCGCCACCAGCCTTCTGCATCTACCTCACCATGCCCGCCTCTGAGTTTGGCTGCATCAAGCTCCATTACACCCTCTCCGATCTTCATCACCTCAA GAGTTGCATCAATAGGGCTGAAGGTACAGGGACAAATTTGGATTTGGGTTTATAACAAGTATGGGCAAGTGGTCATCGCAAAAAATACTTGA
- the LOC107606824 gene encoding uncharacterized protein LOC107606824 — MVVLMMRIDSDVMMIGGYVIDVILRLRIICGEKCEFVMKKTSVYLIYGEPNNEEMENSHVRGDMDATDMIEDKNVITFRGFLISNWERLDRLCHPHGSNYPYCIKSAVNAEIDMVMVGLQFEPFIEDLTFLVKSGKVPISRIDDAVEQILRVKFAAGLFEFPFSDRSLLDMVGCKQHRDLAREAVRKSLVLLKDGKDISKPFLPLDRKAKRILVAGTHADDLGFQCGGWTKTWYGCSGRITIDLNATRTSK; from the exons ATGGTTGtgttgatgatgagaattgatagTGATGTAATGATGATTGGTGGATATGTGATAGATGTGATATTGAGATTGAGAATAATATGTGGAGAAAAATGTG AATTTGTTATGAAGAAGACATCAGTTTATCTCATATATGGTGAGCCAAATAATGAAGAAATGGAGAACAGCCACGTCAGAG GAGATATGGATGCTACTGATATGATAGAAGATAAGAATGTTATTACTTTTAGG GGCTTTTTGATTTCTAACTGGGAAAGACTTGACCGTCTTTGCCATCCTCATGGATCAAATTATCCCTACTGCATTAAATCTGCTGTCAATGCTGAAATTGACATG GTAATGGTGGGTTTACAATTTGAACCATTCATTGAAGATTTGACCTTTCTTGTTAAATCGGGGAAAGTACCAATAAGCAGAATTGATGATGCTGTTGAGCAAATTTTGAGAGTGAAGTTTGCCGCTGGTCTTTTTGAATTTCCTTTTAGTGACAGATCTTTGCTAGATATGGTTGGATGCAAG CAACATAGAGATCTAGCACGCGAAGCAGTTCGAAAGTCCTTGGTTCTGTTGAAAGATGGAAAAGATATTAGCAAACCCTTTCTTCCATTGGATAGGAAAGCAAAGAGAATCCTTGTTGCTGGGACTCATGCCGATGATCTTGGATTTCAGTGTGGAGGTTGGACCAAAACTTGGTATGGATGTAGTGGGAGGATTACCATTG ATCTAAATGCCACAAGAACTTCAAAATGA
- the LOC107608338 gene encoding uncharacterized protein LOC107608338 isoform X1 yields MMPASRSITTVDTGKLLLRDLENNGEDDSPAAKKPKSEKFPLNRCQFAGRRCRILPLRHQPSASTSPCPPLSLAASSSITPSPIFITSSKTMAVAVELAHEVTITKKSPTKQRRIVVLS; encoded by the exons ATGATGCCAGCATCACGGAGCATCACGACGGTCGATACTGGTAAGTTGCTCCTCAGGGACCTCGAGAACAATGGCGAGGACGACTCCCCCGCCGCCAAGAAGCCGAAATCGGAGAAGTTCCCTCTCAACAGATGCCAATTTGCTGGCCGCCGTTGCCGTATTCTTCCTCTTCGCCACCAGCCTTCTGCATCTACCTCACCATGCCCGCCTCTGAGTTTGGCTGCATCAAGCTCCATTACACCCTCTCCGATCTTCATCACCTCAA GTAAAACAATGGCTGTAGCTGTGGAACTTGCACATGAAGTCACAATAACAAAAAAATCTCCTACAAAACAAAGGCGAATAGTAGTGCTGTCTTAA